The Sinomicrobium kalidii region TTGTCCGCTCCCTTCTGCCAGGTACTGGTACCATCGTAGGGAACGGGGATCAATACCACTTTCGCATCGTCGATGCGGGTGTATTTTTCAGGAATTCCGGCGTATGTTCTCTTGTTCATTGTATTGGGTTTTTGTGTTGGTAGTCCTGAAGTCCGGAGGCCGGAGTTTTTAGCTGTTGATTCTTCCGGCTTCTGACTTCGGATTTCCCGGCTTTTTATACGTTATCGTAACCTAAAATTTTAAGTAAGTCTTCTGCTTTTTGTTGTTCGGCAAATATTTCGGTGGAGATATTGCCGTCAGCGTCCTTGTCTATCAATATATGTTTGGGCGAGGGGATGAGGCAGTGCTGCAATCCGCCGAAGCCGCCTATGGTCTCCTGGTAAGCGCCCGTATTGAAAAAACCGATGTACAACGGCTTTGCCTTGCTGTATTTGGGCAGGTAAATGGCGTTCATGTTCTGCTCACTGTTATAATAGTCGTCGCTGTCGCATGTAAGTCCGCCCAAAAGGACTCTTTCGTATTCGTCGTTCCAGCGGTTGATGGCCAGCAGGATGAAACGCTTGCTTATGGCCCAGGTATCGGGCAGGGTGGTAATGAAAGACGAGTTTATCATGTTCCACTTCTCCCGGTCGTTCTGTTGTTTCTGGTACAATACCTCGTAGATAACGCCTCCGCTTTCGCCCACGGTAAAACTTCCGAATTCGGTAAAGATATGGGGTACGGGAACTTCGGCCTCCTCACAGGAGATCTTGATCTGGTTAATGATCTCGTCTACCATATACTGGTAGTCGTAATTAAAGGCGAGGGAGTTCTTGGTAGGGAAACCTCCGCCTATATTAAGACTGTCCACGGTAGGGCATATTTTCCGTAATTGTATGTATACCCTGAGACATTTAAGAAGCTCGTTCCAGTAATAGGCTGTGTCGCGTATGCCGGTATTGATAAAGAAATGCAGCATTTTTAGCGTAACCTTTTCGTTGGAAGCAATGGCCCTGTTGTAGAACGGTATAATGTTTTTGTAACCGATACCGAGCCTGCTGGTGTAGAACTCGAACTTGGGTTCTTCTTCCGAAGCTATGCGTATGCCGATGTTATAGTTACCGTCAATGGCCTCGCTCAAGAGGTCTATTTCCTCATAGTTGTCAATAATGGGAATACACTTTTTGTGCCCGTTGTTGATGAGTCCTGCAATGTTCTGTATGTATTGTTCACGCTTAAAACCGTTACACAGTACATAATGGTCCCGGGTGAATTTTCCCTGTTTGATGAGATTGTTCACAATATCGATATCAAAAGCCGACGATGTTTCAATGTGGATATCGTTCTTCAGTGCTTCGGTCAACACGTGCTCAAAATGGGAGCTTTTGGTACAGTAACAATAGTAATATTTACCGGGGTAGTTGTGCTTTTCCATAGCGTTGTTGAACCACTTCCCGGCTTTTTGTATGTTGTTTGATATTTGCGGCAGGTAGGTGAATTTAAGGGGAGCTCCGTATTTTTTTACCAGTGCCATGAGGTCTATATCGTGGAACTTCAGGGTATCGTTGTTAAGTGTAAATTCCTCTTGCGGAAAATAATAGGTTTGGTCTATGAGATCTATGTATTTCGTTTTCATTTATTGCTTTTGTATTATAAAATAAGGGTTATTAAAAGTATAACAAGATATAATATAAAAGCAAAGGAATCAAATACGCAATCTTATGGGATTGCGTACAAGAACTGCCCCTGAATACGAGTGAAGTATGGATGTTAATCGGGAAGTGAACTTAAAAACCCGGTCGCTCCACTTGGGAGCCGTATATGGAAATGACTTCCTCAAAACCATATACCCGGGGTTAAAAACGAGTTTCATTCTTGTTCAGCCTAATCGGGTACAAAAATGTATAAAAAAAATAAGTTGCCAAACAGGAACAGGCTTTTTTTGAATTTTTTTTTGTGATGTTAGATTACTGTTAAACAGTTTGTTACGGGTTTACATTGGCTTTACCTGATATATGGGGGTACCTGAGATGTTGCTACACTTTAAAAGTGAAGCCGTCCGATACCTTTTCTTTGTATTTTTCCTTGTCGAATTTATAGAGGAAAGAACCTTTTCGCGACGAGGTCATGTCTTTCTCCTTGAGTTTTACAAGTACGTCCATCTGTTTTATTTTCTTCTGGAAATTTCTTTTGTCCAGGTCTTCCCCGAGGATCACTTCATACAGCTTTTGCAGTTGGCGCATGGTGAACTTTTTGGGCAGCAGTTCAAAGCCTACGGGATTGGTAGATGTACGTCGCCTGAGCCTTCTGAGGGCTTTTCGCAGCATTTCGTTGTGGTCAAAGATCAGGTGGGGCACTTCTGATATGGAAAACCACTGTGCGGAATGCTCATCGAGCAGTTTCGGGTTGTGGTCGTTTATGTTAATGAGGGCGTAGTAGGCCACGGAAATGGTCCGTTCCACGGGGTCCCGGTCTACCTTGCTGAAGCCGTACAGCTGTTCCATATACACATTGTTCAGCCCTGTTAGTGTATAGAGCACGCGATTTGCAGCCTGATCCAGGGTTTCGTTTTTCTTTAAAAATCCTCCCATCAATGACCATTTTCCCTTTTCGGGTTCGAACCCCCTTTTGATAAGCAGTAATTTGAGATCATCTTCATCAAAACCAAAAATGATACAGTCCACAGCCACCAGGGCTTTGT contains the following coding sequences:
- a CDS encoding arginine decarboxylase, with the protein product MKTKYIDLIDQTYYFPQEEFTLNNDTLKFHDIDLMALVKKYGAPLKFTYLPQISNNIQKAGKWFNNAMEKHNYPGKYYYCYCTKSSHFEHVLTEALKNDIHIETSSAFDIDIVNNLIKQGKFTRDHYVLCNGFKREQYIQNIAGLINNGHKKCIPIIDNYEEIDLLSEAIDGNYNIGIRIASEEEPKFEFYTSRLGIGYKNIIPFYNRAIASNEKVTLKMLHFFINTGIRDTAYYWNELLKCLRVYIQLRKICPTVDSLNIGGGFPTKNSLAFNYDYQYMVDEIINQIKISCEEAEVPVPHIFTEFGSFTVGESGGVIYEVLYQKQQNDREKWNMINSSFITTLPDTWAISKRFILLAINRWNDEYERVLLGGLTCDSDDYYNSEQNMNAIYLPKYSKAKPLYIGFFNTGAYQETIGGFGGLQHCLIPSPKHILIDKDADGNISTEIFAEQQKAEDLLKILGYDNV
- a CDS encoding NUDIX hydrolase, with product MDYNYNQEDKALVAVDCIIFGFDEDDLKLLLIKRGFEPEKGKWSLMGGFLKKNETLDQAANRVLYTLTGLNNVYMEQLYGFSKVDRDPVERTISVAYYALININDHNPKLLDEHSAQWFSISEVPHLIFDHNEMLRKALRRLRRRTSTNPVGFELLPKKFTMRQLQKLYEVILGEDLDKRNFQKKIKQMDVLVKLKEKDMTSSRKGSFLYKFDKEKYKEKVSDGFTFKV